One Rhinolophus sinicus isolate RSC01 linkage group LG06, ASM3656204v1, whole genome shotgun sequence DNA window includes the following coding sequences:
- the TMPRSS5 gene encoding transmembrane protease serine 5 isoform X7, translating to MLDGQAPMEAQYAEEDPGPRIFRAEPEDPLQRPDAQQQPISPAGRWCSRRCGCVVLGALGLLAGASVGSWLLVLYLWPAASQPSPGSLQDEDMNLSCPEANGEEALLSSLPRTVSFRINTEDFLLEVQVGARPDWLLVCREGWSSVLGVRICRSLGHLRLTHHKGVNLADIKLNKSRQFAQHSPGLGGLLEEAWQPRVDCSSGQIVSLKCSECGARPLASPIVGGQAVAPGRWPWQASVALGSWHTCGGSVLAPHWVVTAAHCMHSFRLSPLSSWRVHVGLVSHSMVRPHQGAVVERIIPHPLYSAQNHDYDVALLRLRTPLNFSDTVGAVCLPAEEQDFPRGSQCWVSGWGHTDPSHTHGSDTLQDTVVPLLSTQLCNSSCIYSGALTPRMLCAGYLDGRADACQGDSGGPLVCPDGGTWHLVGVVSWGRGCAEPNHPGVFAKVAEFLDWIHDTAGSTKWRRSSRP from the exons ATGCTGGATGGCCAAGCCCCCATGGAGGCGCAGTATGCAGAGGAGGACCCAGGACCCAGGATCTTCAGAGCAGAGCCAGAAGACCCATTGCAGAGGCCTGACGCCCAGCAGCAACCCA TCTCTCCAGCAGGGCGTTGGTGTTCCAGGCGGTGTGGCTGTGTGGTGCTGGGAGCTCTGGGGCTGCTGGCTGGGGCAAGTGTTGGCTCGTGGCTTCTAG TGCTGTACCTGTGGCCAGCGGCCTCGCAGCCCAGTCCCGGGAGCTTGCAGGATGAAGACATGAATTTGAGCTGCCCAGAGGCCAATGGCGAGGAAGCCCTGCTCTCCTCACTTCCCAGAACAG TATCTTTCAGAATAAACACTGAGGACTTCTTGCTGGAAGTGCAGGTGGGGGCCCGGCCAGACTGGCTCCTGGTTTGCCGTGAAGGCTGGAGCTCTGTGCTGGGGGTACGGATCTGCCGGAGCCTTGGGCATCTCAG ACTCACTCACCACAAGGGAGTGAACCTGGCTGACATCAAGCTCAACAAATCCCGGCAGTTTGCTCAGCACTCTCCCGGACTGGGAGGGCTCCTGGAGGAGGCGTGGCAGCCCAG GGTCGACTGCAGTTCTGGACAAATCGTTTCCCTCAAATGCTCTG AGTGCGGGGCAAGGCCGCTGGCTTCTCCGATAGTCGGCGGGCAGGCTGTGGCTCCTGGGCGCTGGCCCTGGCAGGCCAGCGTGGCCCTGGGCTCCTGGCACACATGCGGGGGCTCTGTGCTGGCGCCACACTGGGTGGTGACCGCCGCGCACTGCATGCACAG TTTCAGGCTGTCCCCTCTGTCCAGCTGGCGGGTCCATGTGGGGCTGGTCAGCCACAGTATGGTCAGGCCACACCAGGGGGCTGTGGTGGAGAGGATCATCCCCCACCCTCTCTACAGCGCCCAGAATCATGACTACGATGTCGCCCTCCTGCGGCTCCGGACACCACTCAACTTCTCAG ACACCGTGGGCGCTGTGTGCTTGCCGGCCGAGGAGCAGGATTTTCCAAGGGGTTCGCAGTGCTGGGTGTCTGGCTGGGGCCACACCGACCCCAGCCACA CCCATGGCTCGGACACGCTACAGGACACGGTGGTACCACTGCTGAGCACCCAGCTCTGCAACAGCTCTTGCATATACAGCGGAGCCCTCACCCCCCGCATGCTGTGTGCTGGCTACCTGGACGGGAGGGCCGATGCCTGCCAG GGGGATAGTGGAGGCCCCCTGGTGTGCCCAGATGGGGGCACGTGGCACCTTGTGGGGGTGGTCAGCTGGGGCCGAGGCTGCGCAGAGCCCAATCACCCCGGCGTCTTTGCCAAGGTTGCTGAGTTCCTGGACTGGATCCACGACACAGCAGG GTCCACTAAATGGAGGAGAAGCAGCAGACCCTGA
- the TMPRSS5 gene encoding transmembrane protease serine 5 isoform X4 yields MLDGQAPMEAQYAEEDPGPRIFRAEPEDPLQRPDAQQQPISPAGRWCSRRCGCVVLGALGLLAGASVGSWLLVLYLWPAASQPSPGSLQDEDMNLSCPEANGEEALLSSLPRTVSFRINTEDFLLEVQVGARPDWLLVCREGWSSVLGVRICRSLGHLRLTHHKGVNLADIKLNKSRQFAQHSPGLGGLLEEAWQPRVDCSSGQIVSLKCSECGARPLASPIVGGQAVAPGRWPWQASVALGSWHTCGGSVLAPHWVVTAAHCMHSFRLSPLSSWRVHVGLVSHSMVRPHQGAVVERIIPHPLYSAQNHDYDVALLRLRTPLNFSAHGSDTLQDTVVPLLSTQLCNSSCIYSGALTPRMLCAGYLDGRADACQGDSGGPLVCPDGGTWHLVGVVSWGRGCAEPNHPGVFAKVAEFLDWIHDTAGSTKWRRSSRP; encoded by the exons ATGCTGGATGGCCAAGCCCCCATGGAGGCGCAGTATGCAGAGGAGGACCCAGGACCCAGGATCTTCAGAGCAGAGCCAGAAGACCCATTGCAGAGGCCTGACGCCCAGCAGCAACCCA TCTCTCCAGCAGGGCGTTGGTGTTCCAGGCGGTGTGGCTGTGTGGTGCTGGGAGCTCTGGGGCTGCTGGCTGGGGCAAGTGTTGGCTCGTGGCTTCTAG TGCTGTACCTGTGGCCAGCGGCCTCGCAGCCCAGTCCCGGGAGCTTGCAGGATGAAGACATGAATTTGAGCTGCCCAGAGGCCAATGGCGAGGAAGCCCTGCTCTCCTCACTTCCCAGAACAG TATCTTTCAGAATAAACACTGAGGACTTCTTGCTGGAAGTGCAGGTGGGGGCCCGGCCAGACTGGCTCCTGGTTTGCCGTGAAGGCTGGAGCTCTGTGCTGGGGGTACGGATCTGCCGGAGCCTTGGGCATCTCAG ACTCACTCACCACAAGGGAGTGAACCTGGCTGACATCAAGCTCAACAAATCCCGGCAGTTTGCTCAGCACTCTCCCGGACTGGGAGGGCTCCTGGAGGAGGCGTGGCAGCCCAG GGTCGACTGCAGTTCTGGACAAATCGTTTCCCTCAAATGCTCTG AGTGCGGGGCAAGGCCGCTGGCTTCTCCGATAGTCGGCGGGCAGGCTGTGGCTCCTGGGCGCTGGCCCTGGCAGGCCAGCGTGGCCCTGGGCTCCTGGCACACATGCGGGGGCTCTGTGCTGGCGCCACACTGGGTGGTGACCGCCGCGCACTGCATGCACAG TTTCAGGCTGTCCCCTCTGTCCAGCTGGCGGGTCCATGTGGGGCTGGTCAGCCACAGTATGGTCAGGCCACACCAGGGGGCTGTGGTGGAGAGGATCATCCCCCACCCTCTCTACAGCGCCCAGAATCATGACTACGATGTCGCCCTCCTGCGGCTCCGGACACCACTCAACTTCTCAG CCCATGGCTCGGACACGCTACAGGACACGGTGGTACCACTGCTGAGCACCCAGCTCTGCAACAGCTCTTGCATATACAGCGGAGCCCTCACCCCCCGCATGCTGTGTGCTGGCTACCTGGACGGGAGGGCCGATGCCTGCCAG GGGGATAGTGGAGGCCCCCTGGTGTGCCCAGATGGGGGCACGTGGCACCTTGTGGGGGTGGTCAGCTGGGGCCGAGGCTGCGCAGAGCCCAATCACCCCGGCGTCTTTGCCAAGGTTGCTGAGTTCCTGGACTGGATCCACGACACAGCAGG GTCCACTAAATGGAGGAGAAGCAGCAGACCCTGA
- the TMPRSS5 gene encoding transmembrane protease serine 5 isoform X5: MLDGQAPMEAQYAEEDPGPRIFRAEPEDPLQRPDAQQQPISPAGRWCSRRCGCVVLGALGLLAGASVGSWLLVLYLWPAASQPSPGSLQDEDMNLSCPEANGEEALLSSLPRTVSFRINTEDFLLEVQVGARPDWLLVCREGWSSVLGVRICRSLGHLRLTHHKGVNLADIKLNKSRQFAQHSPGLGGLLEEAWQPRVDCSSGQIVSLKCSECGARPLASPIVGGQAVAPGRWPWQASVALGSWHTCGGSVLAPHWVVTAAHCMHSFRLSPLSSWRVHVGLVSHSMVRPHQGAVVERIIPHPLYSAQNHDYDVALLRLRTPLNFSGWGTDAEPEWGPGPCLSPDTVGAVCLPAEEQDFPRGSQCWVSGWGHTDPSHSESPPRALGAKGVWGCGEISFPR, translated from the exons ATGCTGGATGGCCAAGCCCCCATGGAGGCGCAGTATGCAGAGGAGGACCCAGGACCCAGGATCTTCAGAGCAGAGCCAGAAGACCCATTGCAGAGGCCTGACGCCCAGCAGCAACCCA TCTCTCCAGCAGGGCGTTGGTGTTCCAGGCGGTGTGGCTGTGTGGTGCTGGGAGCTCTGGGGCTGCTGGCTGGGGCAAGTGTTGGCTCGTGGCTTCTAG TGCTGTACCTGTGGCCAGCGGCCTCGCAGCCCAGTCCCGGGAGCTTGCAGGATGAAGACATGAATTTGAGCTGCCCAGAGGCCAATGGCGAGGAAGCCCTGCTCTCCTCACTTCCCAGAACAG TATCTTTCAGAATAAACACTGAGGACTTCTTGCTGGAAGTGCAGGTGGGGGCCCGGCCAGACTGGCTCCTGGTTTGCCGTGAAGGCTGGAGCTCTGTGCTGGGGGTACGGATCTGCCGGAGCCTTGGGCATCTCAG ACTCACTCACCACAAGGGAGTGAACCTGGCTGACATCAAGCTCAACAAATCCCGGCAGTTTGCTCAGCACTCTCCCGGACTGGGAGGGCTCCTGGAGGAGGCGTGGCAGCCCAG GGTCGACTGCAGTTCTGGACAAATCGTTTCCCTCAAATGCTCTG AGTGCGGGGCAAGGCCGCTGGCTTCTCCGATAGTCGGCGGGCAGGCTGTGGCTCCTGGGCGCTGGCCCTGGCAGGCCAGCGTGGCCCTGGGCTCCTGGCACACATGCGGGGGCTCTGTGCTGGCGCCACACTGGGTGGTGACCGCCGCGCACTGCATGCACAG TTTCAGGCTGTCCCCTCTGTCCAGCTGGCGGGTCCATGTGGGGCTGGTCAGCCACAGTATGGTCAGGCCACACCAGGGGGCTGTGGTGGAGAGGATCATCCCCCACCCTCTCTACAGCGCCCAGAATCATGACTACGATGTCGCCCTCCTGCGGCTCCGGACACCACTCAACTTCTCAG GCTGGGGGACAGACGCCGAGCCTGAGTGGGGCCCAGGACCATGCCTCTCCCCAGACACCGTGGGCGCTGTGTGCTTGCCGGCCGAGGAGCAGGATTTTCCAAGGGGTTCGCAGTGCTGGGTGTCTGGCTGGGGCCACACCGACCCCAGCCACAGTGAGTCACCTCCCAGGGCTCTGGGTGCAAAAGGGGTGTGGGGATGTGGGGAGATATCCTTCCCAAGGTGA
- the TMPRSS5 gene encoding transmembrane protease serine 5 isoform X1, with the protein MLDGQAPMEAQYAEEDPGPRIFRAEPEDPLQRPDAQQQPISPAGRWCSRRCGCVVLGALGLLAGASVGSWLLVLYLWPAASQPSPGSLQDEDMNLSCPEANGEEALLSSLPRTVSFRINTEDFLLEVQVGARPDWLLVCREGWSSVLGVRICRSLGHLRLTHHKGVNLADIKLNKSRQFAQHSPGLGGLLEEAWQPRVDCSSGQIVSLKCSECGARPLASPIVGGQAVAPGRWPWQASVALGSWHTCGGSVLAPHWVVTAAHCMHSFRLSPLSSWRVHVGLVSHSMVRPHQGAVVERIIPHPLYSAQNHDYDVALLRLRTPLNFSGWGTDAEPEWGPGPCLSPDTVGAVCLPAEEQDFPRGSQCWVSGWGHTDPSHRMSSSQYSGCMPHGSDTLQDTVVPLLSTQLCNSSCIYSGALTPRMLCAGYLDGRADACQGDSGGPLVCPDGGTWHLVGVVSWGRGCAEPNHPGVFAKVAEFLDWIHDTAGSTKWRRSSRP; encoded by the exons ATGCTGGATGGCCAAGCCCCCATGGAGGCGCAGTATGCAGAGGAGGACCCAGGACCCAGGATCTTCAGAGCAGAGCCAGAAGACCCATTGCAGAGGCCTGACGCCCAGCAGCAACCCA TCTCTCCAGCAGGGCGTTGGTGTTCCAGGCGGTGTGGCTGTGTGGTGCTGGGAGCTCTGGGGCTGCTGGCTGGGGCAAGTGTTGGCTCGTGGCTTCTAG TGCTGTACCTGTGGCCAGCGGCCTCGCAGCCCAGTCCCGGGAGCTTGCAGGATGAAGACATGAATTTGAGCTGCCCAGAGGCCAATGGCGAGGAAGCCCTGCTCTCCTCACTTCCCAGAACAG TATCTTTCAGAATAAACACTGAGGACTTCTTGCTGGAAGTGCAGGTGGGGGCCCGGCCAGACTGGCTCCTGGTTTGCCGTGAAGGCTGGAGCTCTGTGCTGGGGGTACGGATCTGCCGGAGCCTTGGGCATCTCAG ACTCACTCACCACAAGGGAGTGAACCTGGCTGACATCAAGCTCAACAAATCCCGGCAGTTTGCTCAGCACTCTCCCGGACTGGGAGGGCTCCTGGAGGAGGCGTGGCAGCCCAG GGTCGACTGCAGTTCTGGACAAATCGTTTCCCTCAAATGCTCTG AGTGCGGGGCAAGGCCGCTGGCTTCTCCGATAGTCGGCGGGCAGGCTGTGGCTCCTGGGCGCTGGCCCTGGCAGGCCAGCGTGGCCCTGGGCTCCTGGCACACATGCGGGGGCTCTGTGCTGGCGCCACACTGGGTGGTGACCGCCGCGCACTGCATGCACAG TTTCAGGCTGTCCCCTCTGTCCAGCTGGCGGGTCCATGTGGGGCTGGTCAGCCACAGTATGGTCAGGCCACACCAGGGGGCTGTGGTGGAGAGGATCATCCCCCACCCTCTCTACAGCGCCCAGAATCATGACTACGATGTCGCCCTCCTGCGGCTCCGGACACCACTCAACTTCTCAG GCTGGGGGACAGACGCCGAGCCTGAGTGGGGCCCAGGACCATGCCTCTCCCCAGACACCGTGGGCGCTGTGTGCTTGCCGGCCGAGGAGCAGGATTTTCCAAGGGGTTCGCAGTGCTGGGTGTCTGGCTGGGGCCACACCGACCCCAGCCACA GAATGTCAAGCTCTCAGTATTCAGGGTGTATGC CCCATGGCTCGGACACGCTACAGGACACGGTGGTACCACTGCTGAGCACCCAGCTCTGCAACAGCTCTTGCATATACAGCGGAGCCCTCACCCCCCGCATGCTGTGTGCTGGCTACCTGGACGGGAGGGCCGATGCCTGCCAG GGGGATAGTGGAGGCCCCCTGGTGTGCCCAGATGGGGGCACGTGGCACCTTGTGGGGGTGGTCAGCTGGGGCCGAGGCTGCGCAGAGCCCAATCACCCCGGCGTCTTTGCCAAGGTTGCTGAGTTCCTGGACTGGATCCACGACACAGCAGG GTCCACTAAATGGAGGAGAAGCAGCAGACCCTGA
- the TMPRSS5 gene encoding transmembrane protease serine 5 isoform X2: MLDGQAPMEAQYAEEDPGPRIFRAEPEDPLQRPDAQQQPISPAGRWCSRRCGCVVLGALGLLAGASVGSWLLVLYLWPAASQPSPGSLQDEDMNLSCPEANGEEALLSSLPRTVSFRINTEDFLLEVQVGARPDWLLVCREGWSSVLGVRICRSLGHLRLTHHKGVNLADIKLNKSRQFAQHSPGLGGLLEEAWQPRVDCSSGQIVSLKCSECGARPLASPIVGGQAVAPGRWPWQASVALGSWHTCGGSVLAPHWVVTAAHCMHSFRLSPLSSWRVHVGLVSHSMVRPHQGAVVERIIPHPLYSAQNHDYDVALLRLRTPLNFSGWGTDAEPEWGPGPCLSPDTVGAVCLPAEEQDFPRGSQCWVSGWGHTDPSHTHGSDTLQDTVVPLLSTQLCNSSCIYSGALTPRMLCAGYLDGRADACQGDSGGPLVCPDGGTWHLVGVVSWGRGCAEPNHPGVFAKVAEFLDWIHDTAGSTKWRRSSRP; this comes from the exons ATGCTGGATGGCCAAGCCCCCATGGAGGCGCAGTATGCAGAGGAGGACCCAGGACCCAGGATCTTCAGAGCAGAGCCAGAAGACCCATTGCAGAGGCCTGACGCCCAGCAGCAACCCA TCTCTCCAGCAGGGCGTTGGTGTTCCAGGCGGTGTGGCTGTGTGGTGCTGGGAGCTCTGGGGCTGCTGGCTGGGGCAAGTGTTGGCTCGTGGCTTCTAG TGCTGTACCTGTGGCCAGCGGCCTCGCAGCCCAGTCCCGGGAGCTTGCAGGATGAAGACATGAATTTGAGCTGCCCAGAGGCCAATGGCGAGGAAGCCCTGCTCTCCTCACTTCCCAGAACAG TATCTTTCAGAATAAACACTGAGGACTTCTTGCTGGAAGTGCAGGTGGGGGCCCGGCCAGACTGGCTCCTGGTTTGCCGTGAAGGCTGGAGCTCTGTGCTGGGGGTACGGATCTGCCGGAGCCTTGGGCATCTCAG ACTCACTCACCACAAGGGAGTGAACCTGGCTGACATCAAGCTCAACAAATCCCGGCAGTTTGCTCAGCACTCTCCCGGACTGGGAGGGCTCCTGGAGGAGGCGTGGCAGCCCAG GGTCGACTGCAGTTCTGGACAAATCGTTTCCCTCAAATGCTCTG AGTGCGGGGCAAGGCCGCTGGCTTCTCCGATAGTCGGCGGGCAGGCTGTGGCTCCTGGGCGCTGGCCCTGGCAGGCCAGCGTGGCCCTGGGCTCCTGGCACACATGCGGGGGCTCTGTGCTGGCGCCACACTGGGTGGTGACCGCCGCGCACTGCATGCACAG TTTCAGGCTGTCCCCTCTGTCCAGCTGGCGGGTCCATGTGGGGCTGGTCAGCCACAGTATGGTCAGGCCACACCAGGGGGCTGTGGTGGAGAGGATCATCCCCCACCCTCTCTACAGCGCCCAGAATCATGACTACGATGTCGCCCTCCTGCGGCTCCGGACACCACTCAACTTCTCAG GCTGGGGGACAGACGCCGAGCCTGAGTGGGGCCCAGGACCATGCCTCTCCCCAGACACCGTGGGCGCTGTGTGCTTGCCGGCCGAGGAGCAGGATTTTCCAAGGGGTTCGCAGTGCTGGGTGTCTGGCTGGGGCCACACCGACCCCAGCCACA CCCATGGCTCGGACACGCTACAGGACACGGTGGTACCACTGCTGAGCACCCAGCTCTGCAACAGCTCTTGCATATACAGCGGAGCCCTCACCCCCCGCATGCTGTGTGCTGGCTACCTGGACGGGAGGGCCGATGCCTGCCAG GGGGATAGTGGAGGCCCCCTGGTGTGCCCAGATGGGGGCACGTGGCACCTTGTGGGGGTGGTCAGCTGGGGCCGAGGCTGCGCAGAGCCCAATCACCCCGGCGTCTTTGCCAAGGTTGCTGAGTTCCTGGACTGGATCCACGACACAGCAGG GTCCACTAAATGGAGGAGAAGCAGCAGACCCTGA
- the TMPRSS5 gene encoding transmembrane protease serine 5 isoform X3: MLDGQAPMEAQYAEEDPGPRIFRAEPEDPLQRPDAQQQPISPAGRWCSRRCGCVVLGALGLLAGASVGSWLLVLYLWPAASQPSPGSLQDEDMNLSCPEANGEEALLSSLPRTVSFRINTEDFLLEVQVGARPDWLLVCREGWSSVLGVRICRSLGHLRLTHHKGVNLADIKLNKSRQFAQHSPGLGGLLEEAWQPRVDCSSGQIVSLKCSECGARPLASPIVGGQAVAPGRWPWQASVALGSWHTCGGSVLAPHWVVTAAHCMHSFRLSPLSSWRVHVGLVSHSMVRPHQGAVVERIIPHPLYSAQNHDYDVALLRLRTPLNFSDTVGAVCLPAEEQDFPRGSQCWVSGWGHTDPSHRMSSSQYSGCMPHGSDTLQDTVVPLLSTQLCNSSCIYSGALTPRMLCAGYLDGRADACQGDSGGPLVCPDGGTWHLVGVVSWGRGCAEPNHPGVFAKVAEFLDWIHDTAGSTKWRRSSRP, from the exons ATGCTGGATGGCCAAGCCCCCATGGAGGCGCAGTATGCAGAGGAGGACCCAGGACCCAGGATCTTCAGAGCAGAGCCAGAAGACCCATTGCAGAGGCCTGACGCCCAGCAGCAACCCA TCTCTCCAGCAGGGCGTTGGTGTTCCAGGCGGTGTGGCTGTGTGGTGCTGGGAGCTCTGGGGCTGCTGGCTGGGGCAAGTGTTGGCTCGTGGCTTCTAG TGCTGTACCTGTGGCCAGCGGCCTCGCAGCCCAGTCCCGGGAGCTTGCAGGATGAAGACATGAATTTGAGCTGCCCAGAGGCCAATGGCGAGGAAGCCCTGCTCTCCTCACTTCCCAGAACAG TATCTTTCAGAATAAACACTGAGGACTTCTTGCTGGAAGTGCAGGTGGGGGCCCGGCCAGACTGGCTCCTGGTTTGCCGTGAAGGCTGGAGCTCTGTGCTGGGGGTACGGATCTGCCGGAGCCTTGGGCATCTCAG ACTCACTCACCACAAGGGAGTGAACCTGGCTGACATCAAGCTCAACAAATCCCGGCAGTTTGCTCAGCACTCTCCCGGACTGGGAGGGCTCCTGGAGGAGGCGTGGCAGCCCAG GGTCGACTGCAGTTCTGGACAAATCGTTTCCCTCAAATGCTCTG AGTGCGGGGCAAGGCCGCTGGCTTCTCCGATAGTCGGCGGGCAGGCTGTGGCTCCTGGGCGCTGGCCCTGGCAGGCCAGCGTGGCCCTGGGCTCCTGGCACACATGCGGGGGCTCTGTGCTGGCGCCACACTGGGTGGTGACCGCCGCGCACTGCATGCACAG TTTCAGGCTGTCCCCTCTGTCCAGCTGGCGGGTCCATGTGGGGCTGGTCAGCCACAGTATGGTCAGGCCACACCAGGGGGCTGTGGTGGAGAGGATCATCCCCCACCCTCTCTACAGCGCCCAGAATCATGACTACGATGTCGCCCTCCTGCGGCTCCGGACACCACTCAACTTCTCAG ACACCGTGGGCGCTGTGTGCTTGCCGGCCGAGGAGCAGGATTTTCCAAGGGGTTCGCAGTGCTGGGTGTCTGGCTGGGGCCACACCGACCCCAGCCACA GAATGTCAAGCTCTCAGTATTCAGGGTGTATGC CCCATGGCTCGGACACGCTACAGGACACGGTGGTACCACTGCTGAGCACCCAGCTCTGCAACAGCTCTTGCATATACAGCGGAGCCCTCACCCCCCGCATGCTGTGTGCTGGCTACCTGGACGGGAGGGCCGATGCCTGCCAG GGGGATAGTGGAGGCCCCCTGGTGTGCCCAGATGGGGGCACGTGGCACCTTGTGGGGGTGGTCAGCTGGGGCCGAGGCTGCGCAGAGCCCAATCACCCCGGCGTCTTTGCCAAGGTTGCTGAGTTCCTGGACTGGATCCACGACACAGCAGG GTCCACTAAATGGAGGAGAAGCAGCAGACCCTGA
- the TMPRSS5 gene encoding transmembrane protease serine 5 isoform X6 yields the protein MARKPCSPHFPEQVGARPDWLLVCREGWSSVLGVRICRSLGHLRLTHHKGVNLADIKLNKSRQFAQHSPGLGGLLEEAWQPRVDCSSGQIVSLKCSECGARPLASPIVGGQAVAPGRWPWQASVALGSWHTCGGSVLAPHWVVTAAHCMHSFRLSPLSSWRVHVGLVSHSMVRPHQGAVVERIIPHPLYSAQNHDYDVALLRLRTPLNFSGWGTDAEPEWGPGPCLSPDTVGAVCLPAEEQDFPRGSQCWVSGWGHTDPSHRMSSSQYSGCMPHGSDTLQDTVVPLLSTQLCNSSCIYSGALTPRMLCAGYLDGRADACQGDSGGPLVCPDGGTWHLVGVVSWGRGCAEPNHPGVFAKVAEFLDWIHDTAGSTKWRRSSRP from the exons ATGGCGAGGAAGCCCTGCTCTCCTCACTTCCCAGAACAG GTGGGGGCCCGGCCAGACTGGCTCCTGGTTTGCCGTGAAGGCTGGAGCTCTGTGCTGGGGGTACGGATCTGCCGGAGCCTTGGGCATCTCAG ACTCACTCACCACAAGGGAGTGAACCTGGCTGACATCAAGCTCAACAAATCCCGGCAGTTTGCTCAGCACTCTCCCGGACTGGGAGGGCTCCTGGAGGAGGCGTGGCAGCCCAG GGTCGACTGCAGTTCTGGACAAATCGTTTCCCTCAAATGCTCTG AGTGCGGGGCAAGGCCGCTGGCTTCTCCGATAGTCGGCGGGCAGGCTGTGGCTCCTGGGCGCTGGCCCTGGCAGGCCAGCGTGGCCCTGGGCTCCTGGCACACATGCGGGGGCTCTGTGCTGGCGCCACACTGGGTGGTGACCGCCGCGCACTGCATGCACAG TTTCAGGCTGTCCCCTCTGTCCAGCTGGCGGGTCCATGTGGGGCTGGTCAGCCACAGTATGGTCAGGCCACACCAGGGGGCTGTGGTGGAGAGGATCATCCCCCACCCTCTCTACAGCGCCCAGAATCATGACTACGATGTCGCCCTCCTGCGGCTCCGGACACCACTCAACTTCTCAG GCTGGGGGACAGACGCCGAGCCTGAGTGGGGCCCAGGACCATGCCTCTCCCCAGACACCGTGGGCGCTGTGTGCTTGCCGGCCGAGGAGCAGGATTTTCCAAGGGGTTCGCAGTGCTGGGTGTCTGGCTGGGGCCACACCGACCCCAGCCACA GAATGTCAAGCTCTCAGTATTCAGGGTGTATGC CCCATGGCTCGGACACGCTACAGGACACGGTGGTACCACTGCTGAGCACCCAGCTCTGCAACAGCTCTTGCATATACAGCGGAGCCCTCACCCCCCGCATGCTGTGTGCTGGCTACCTGGACGGGAGGGCCGATGCCTGCCAG GGGGATAGTGGAGGCCCCCTGGTGTGCCCAGATGGGGGCACGTGGCACCTTGTGGGGGTGGTCAGCTGGGGCCGAGGCTGCGCAGAGCCCAATCACCCCGGCGTCTTTGCCAAGGTTGCTGAGTTCCTGGACTGGATCCACGACACAGCAGG GTCCACTAAATGGAGGAGAAGCAGCAGACCCTGA